tataatatcGATTCAAAggatatatttacaaaagaaCAAATGCCAAATATTGGTTTGACCAACAAAAAAGATACATGTAGCAGAGAGGATGGGGTGGAAagcaaaatgaataaatcaAATGGATGTTCACCAAGTATGACAAGAAATCGTAAAAGagatatgaataaaaaatcttGTACATTTGAGACCAAAAAATACTCCcgtttggaaaaaaaaatattcaaggAGCTTGATTATGagaattttcttaaaaaaaacagaacaaTTACTAATAagatgtacaaaaaaataatgcttaaaaaatacagattACGATTTACTTtacctttattatttttttcactgTTATTAATCATACTCTTAGTAGATTTATCATGGGGTTTGATTGATGGGAATAAGGGGTTATGGGATGCATTAGGGGTTTTGACCCATTTAAGAACCTTGGCTAATGGTTCTCTGAAAaactttttagaaaaattgaaaGAGTTAAAAGGGTTTTGGAAACCTGCTTTTAATGCAACATCGAGAGCTGTTAGTAAAATAGACGTATTATGGCATTTATTTGgtattctaatatatttcataccGTTCGTTATATTGGGTTTCACATTAATATTAGggattatttattatcataaaaaagttaaaaaatatgaaaaaatcaAGTTCAGAAAAAGGTAAAACGAATAGTAAGAgatattatactttttaaaaagaaatacccAATAagaactaatatatattatctttagtgatattcttaataaatattctcaaaacagta
The sequence above is drawn from the Plasmodium malariae genome assembly, chromosome: 5 genome and encodes:
- the PmUG01_05044100 gene encoding fam-l protein, with translation MEQKTKTLLLIDMVEIILLSWILNFNSDVGMFDIPLNKYCNCTKELEARNYRLLGGYKYNIDSKDIFTKEQMPNIGLTNKKDTCSREDGVESKMNKSNGCSPSMTRNRKRDMNKKSCTFETKKYSRLEKKIFKELDYENFLKKNRTITNKMYKKIMLKKYRLRFTLPLLFFSLLLIILLVDLSWGLIDGNKGLWDALGVLTHLRTLANGSLKNFLEKLKELKGFWKPAFNATSRAVSKIDVLWHLFGILIYFIPFVILGFTLILGIIYYHKKVKKYEKIKFRKR